From a region of the Hippopotamus amphibius kiboko isolate mHipAmp2 chromosome 3, mHipAmp2.hap2, whole genome shotgun sequence genome:
- the LOC130849954 gene encoding LOW QUALITY PROTEIN: olfactory receptor 5M3-like (The sequence of the model RefSeq protein was modified relative to this genomic sequence to represent the inferred CDS: deleted 1 base in 1 codon), producing MLSFTDVTEFILLGLTSRREWQVLLFVIFLVVYIITLEGNIGMILLIKVSPQLSSPMYFFLSHLSFVDVWFSSNVTPKMLENLLSEQKTISYAGCLVQCFFFIALVHVEIFILAAMAFDRYMAIGNPLLYCSKMSRVVCIRLIAFPYVYGFLTSLAATLWTYGLYFCGKIEINHFYCADPPLIKMACAGTFVKEYTMIILAGINFTCSLTVVIISYLFILIAILQMRSAEGRCKAFSTCGSHLTAVIIFYGTLIFMYLRRPTEESVDQGKMVAVFYTTVIPMLNPMIYSLRNKDVKEAMNKVIGRTCLTK from the exons ATGCTCAGTTTCACTGATGTGACAGAGTTCATTCTTTTGGGACTAACCAGTCGTCGGGAATGGCAAGTTCTCCTCTTCGTCATTTTCCTGGTGGTCTACATAATCACCCTGGAGGGTAACATTGGCATGATCCTCTTAATTAAGGTCAGCCCACAGCTCAGCAgccccatgtactttttcctgaGTCATCTGTCATTCGTCGATGTGTGGTTTTCTTCCAATGTCACCCCTAAAATGCTGGAAAACCTGTTATCAGAG CAAAAAACCATTTCTTATGCAGGTTGTTTGGTACAGTGTTTCTTCTTTATTGCTCTTGTCCATGTAGAAATTTTTATTCTTGCTGCTATGGCCTTTGATAGATACATGGCGATAGGGAACCCTTTGCTCTACTGCAGCAAAATGTCAAGGGTTGTCTGTATCCGACTGATTGCTTTCCCTTATGTGTATGGTTTTCTGACTAGTTTGGCAGCAACATTATGGACTTATGGCTTATACTTCTGTGGGAAGATTGAGATCAACCACTTCTACTGTGCAGACCCACCTCTCATTAAAATGGCCTGTGCTGGGACCTTTgtaaaagaatatacaatgatcATACTCGCAGGCATTAACTTCACCTGTTCTCTGACTGTAGTCATCATATCATATCTGTTCATTCTCATTGCCATTCTCCAGATGCGCTCAGCAGAAGGGAGGTGCAAGGCCTTTTCCACCTGTGGGTCCCATTTGACGGCTGTTATCATATTTTACGGAACCCTTATTTTCATGTATCTCAGACGTCCCACAGAGGAGTCCGTGGATCAGGGGAAGATGGTAGCTGTGTTTTACACCACAGTGatccccatgctgaaccccatgatctacagtctgaggaacaagGATGTGAAAGAGGCCATGAACAAAGTGATCGGCAGAACATGTTTAACAAAATAA